The DNA window AATCGATGACAGGAAATCCTGCTCGTCTTTTCCTGGGTAACTGCTTTGCTTCATACTTCTCAAATCTGTCAAATGAAGGAGGAGTTGCAGACTTTTACTATGGACTTAATGATTGTGACTTCAGACGAATGGTAAGTTTGAGTCCACTGATCTGAGTCCTGAAGTTATggcgatttttattttttacttttctccCTTCCAATTAGGCAACATTGAAATACTTGGTGTATGAGAACAAGCTAAACTACAGGCCACTGCCTAAGCCCAACCCTCCTTCTTTCACCTATCCGGTTAGATGTGTGTATGACAGGTAAACACAACTAGGTACTCAAGTCTTTACCAGGACTCTCATTCACATTTAATGATGTACAATCATTTAAATTATCAGGCCAAAGGGTTGGACTCCTGCTTTCCATAGTCCTTCTGCTGGTTTTATTCAAGGTCATGGAGAACTGGCCTTTCACATGGCAATTCTCAACTGTAAGCAGGAAAATGTAACCATTCTCTTGGTCTTTTTATAACAATAACTTTCATTATCATAAACCCTCCAGATAATTTAAGTGGCCCTGCAGAATCCAATGTCTTTCCACTGGGATCTTTTGTTCCTATTTGGGCTAGTGTTGACCAGCAAGCCCATCAGCCTCTGTTGCTGCTTCTGGAGGAATGTGTAGCCTCCACAACATTCGAAATCTACCCAGACACCCTAACATACCCGCTCATCACCAACAAAGGGTGtgtacatttatgattatttgaaATATCTATTAGTCAACACATTGTCTTATTCAATTTAGTGGCCATGTTTTTATAATCGACTTCATGTGAACCCATCATAGCTGTCTCGTGGATGGTAAGAAGAGCTTTTCCAAGTTTTTACCAAGGCAACACTCCTCCTCGATTATTCTTAACCTCCAAGCTTTCAGCTTTGCTTTGGGAGAAGAGGTGAGTCCCTTCAGAGGAAAATGGTAAATTGTTAAACCTCTCATTgttgctgggtttttttttttttttctccccgcAGGTCTACATCCATTGCAAATTAATGGCATGGGACCCTGACAACGTCAACGTAGCAAAGAAGGCCTGCAACTATAATCAAGCCACCGGAGAGTAGGTGTAGACTTGATTTCGTTATTTAATCCAAGTTGATCGGATTTACTAGAAAATAACTTCTAATGCTTTCATAAAAGGTGGGAGCTTTTAGATGACCCATTACGGAGTTCTGTTTGTCAGTGCTGTGATAGAACATGTCAAGGCCGTGGAAAGCGTGATACAGAATCTGGTAAATCAAAAGGATAATGACACACAAACGGTTAAATATGGCAAAGACTGCAATAAGGGTTTAACATGCAATGTGTCTGGATTACAGCACCTCAAGGACTGGTACTAAAGTCAGTGTTGGGACCTTTGACATTTACGGAAGTTTCACCGTGATGTTGCTCCATGCCATCCTTTCTCTTTTGTAATTATGTTCTTAGAATTGTTTAATTGTCTTATAGTACTATGTTATGCTTATTGTGGTTTGTTTTTTCCTCATTGGTAGGCTGATTGTTGGTCCAGTGACTCACTGGATGACCAACAGGTCAGTGGAGAGTACTGTATATGATATTCTTGTAATGAGCCACCATTGTGTTGGATTAACGttgtgtgtggggtttttttttttttgttgttttttttttaaataaggtgcTGAATTGAGAGCGTGACTAGGAGCGGTGCCAAGAAGTCCTATGAGATGGCTGgatgaattaattttttggggggattGCTCCATCTTCTATACATGTTATCCATTAAAGGTCTATGAAATATCCTTTTGAGTCTATTATTTGATGCTTTCTTGCTGTGATCATGTGCTCTAAAATAAGTATCAACTCCGTTCGGTCTATTAATGGCACATAAATTGGCTCGTGTTTTTCCTTCAGGGTCCTTGTTCACAACATTTTCTTACAATTGTTATCCTAAATGGCAGTACGTTTTTAGCGACGCATTTTCTCTTAACCTATTCACAAAGCTGGGGAGACAAACTTTTACTAAAGAATGGAGAGGTCTTAAGCGAAGAGTAAGGGCAGGGTTGGCCTCGTTGCTATGGAGGATGTCAGCTTTCTTGCAATGCATACCATGATTAAGCTGATTGTCTCTTTCAAAgttattcatagaaatattgtgtgcaaaattgtTTCCACGTACAAATAAAGACTTTAAAATGCAGAATAAGTGCCACTAATTAAACCGGTGTATGTTAAGTTAATTGTCAGCCTCTTACATGTATTCTTTTCATAATTGTTGAATGTgtataaacagccttttaatgAACTGAGTAGAATAATAATGACTGATAGTAAtgcatgcaaatgtaaaaaaaaaaatgcaagaacaCTTGCCCAACTGTTTAATGAAAACAAGGGTATAACCAAAGGATTTGGAGTTGTGATCACCTCCAAAatggtggtaccttttcaaaaagtcATTATCTTCAATGATATGTTCTGTGGCAGATTTCTGGCAGCAGCCATTTTAGGATAGTTTGTGGCTTGGTCTCTGTGAACACTAAAACACTACTCCatgtttaacacatttggaaGCTGTTTTACTGCTAAAACACTTTGTGAAATACTCTTCGAGCATAAGTTTTGAAGTCCTAAATTTAGAATtgcctttaaatatatatatattctctaaaATCGGTGGGTtatgagctacttttagcctGTTTTAAGATGTTTTATAAATATGGGCCCGGACATATAATTAAACCGATTACTCCTAAGGATGCAGGTTATAAAATGCATTGTGGAAAACTAAGAGTACATTAAAATTCCTTCAGAATCTTTGAAATCtgatttatataaaatgaaaatctcCGCTTGGgtgtgaaattaaaatgcatgTATTCACTGACCCTACAtgctcataattttttattttttttaatgctgcacATGCTGCCTGGGAGTGATTACTTTAGGAAGTAATAGACTGTTGAGcagttatttttgtaaatgttgccAGAACTGTCATAATGTAATTGTGgttgattttaattaaatttgcatGTTGCCTGGTGTTCAAATAGATTAACAACGTAGCAGTATAAAACTAAATATGTATCCATTAAAACGTTCTTCCAGTTTATATGCGTATTACACCACATAATTAAACATAATGTGTTGTTTAATGTGAACACTGTACTACAAATATCTGTCACATTTCATGTGATCAGAGTTGGACCATTAGCAGCTGATGCTCATTAAGCTcatttgaaaaatgcatttcagaTGTGAATCCTTCAATCAGGTTAGCTAACAATCAAAGTGCATAAGTATTTCCTTGAAGTATGCTACAGCGTGTCGTCAGAATGCCTTCCTTTTTGTTTCTTGTGATTTCAACTCTGGCTGTGTTCTCAGTGACACAAGCAGGTATCGTGAGACTTAGACCAGATAGAGTATTTTAACACCAAGCCTGTAGCCTTCACATCTTACGTTATTGCTGATTTTTGTTTACACACTGATTCCAAGTCTGTCTGTCTCCAAATTCACTTCATTTCAGGAGTCACTGTAGACTGTGGCAAAAACTCTGTTTCTGTACGATGGGTTGACGTAAACTCTCAAGTGGATCCATCACTACTCCGCCTAGGTGACTGTCCTCCAACCCAGGTTTCAGTAAATTCTCAAGGGTCTGAGGCAGTGTTCTATGCTGAATTTTTGACCTGTAATATTAGGAGGCTGGTGAGTTTGGTGATTCAATTCCATGTTCGTAAATGGTAACCAATTTGTGTTTGGACGTATGAACCACTGGGCTATTAGTTAATAACTTTTTCCTATGAGGTGCAAAGGGTACTTAACAGTTCTTAAAAGGGAGTTCTTTGGGCAATATTCAACTCTAGATATTTGTACATGCTATAAGACATGGCTAGAAAGTACTGAGATCTGTTTATCGGCTGTGAAAAGTGACACCGCTTATGTTGGATTTGGCAGTGCTCTATATTACAAAAGGTTGTGTTTATGGTTTAATGCATTCAACTGGCAATAGAATACAGAAAAGTATTAAAGCGTTCTCAATCTTTTACCTTCATAGGTGACAACCAATGAGATTAGATTTGAGACCGAGATCACTTCTCCCACATTGTCGAAAGCAACACCATTTTCTTACCCTGTAGCCTGCGCATATGAAAGGTGACCTCTTTATTAAAATGTACCTGAAGACCTTCTGCTAGTGGTATATTGCTGCTTCAAGACCTTTTATGACTAATGCAGATCAAAACTGTTGCCTTTCTTTCAGGGAAGATGACTGGGTTCCTCCTTTGTATGGTCCTCTGCTGTTTCACACGCATGGCCAGGGAGATCTGGCATTTGGTATGGCTCTCATGAAGggtatgtatatgcatatatgtatatcttGTAAAGCGATGTTGGTTACTTAAATATACAATGGTCTTCCATCTTTCTCTTGATAGATGACTTCAGTGGTGTGGCCACTACCACAACCTTCTCACTAGGCTCAATGATCCCAATTGCTGCCTCAGTCGCCCAACAGAACCATCAGCCATTAATACTGCTGCTGGATGAATGTTTGGCTTCCACAACATCAGAATTGGCTCCAGATTCTCATGTTTACCCACTAATTACCAATAAGGGGTATGTGTATAGACCAGATGTGTCCTTTCTGAAGCCTAACATGTTTACATGTGATTAGCAGCGTTCATAATACCCTTTAaaactgattaattttttttattttttttttaagatgtcttGTAGACAGCAAAAATGCAAACTCTACATTTCTGCCAAGAAATCAGTGGTCAGAAATCAGACTGAGTCTTCAAGCTTTCAAGTTTGCCACTGGAGAAGATGTAAGTTCACTTGCTTGATTTACTTTGTTCACTTTTGTTCAAGTGTTTGAACTTATTTTGCATCAACATCCTCAGGTCTACCTGCATTGCAGGCTTGTGGCATGGGATCCAAGGGACCTGGATGGTGGCAATAAAGCTTGTCAATATGATCGGACCAGCTCACGGTATGATAATTAAAAATCTAAAGCCTCTTGTAGAATTTATGAATGGGTTCTCTCTGTTTACAGATGGGTGCTGGTTGATGATCCATCCCAGAGTTCTCTCTGCAGCTGCTGTGACACGAACTGCcaaggaagaaagaaaagagGAATAAACGCAGGTCACGGTTCCCTATTTTTgcttaacatctttattttgccATATATGTGCACTGTTTCATGAGTCCATGTGAAGAGAATCGAGTTTTACTAAACATGAACTGACTGATTGTATGATCTACAGATTCCACTGCTGTAAACGCTGTTATTGGGCCTCTGGTTATAATTTGAAACGTAGGACTGGGTCATACCTCAATGGATTTTAcaaggttttatatttttttgctttattgcttatttatattgctttattttatattgtgcttttcccctcttttttaccacttacagtcatggccaaaagttttggcagtgataCATTGTTTTGCAAAGTTCGCTGCTTTAGTAATTGATTTTCCATATATTTCTATGATTATACTGAAAAATAATGATAGGCATataagttttaaaggcttttgaGACAAAATGAGTCAATAGTTAGTGTTGACCCTTGTTGTTCATAACTTCTGCAATTTGCTCTGGCATaatggatattagcttctggCCCAAATCCTGACTCGCAGAGATCCATTTTTCCTTTAGTTCTCaagttgatcacaatttgtgggcttctgcttgtccacttaCCTCTTTGAGGACTggccacaggttctctatgggattgagatccaGGGAGTTGCCTGGCCACGGATCCAAAACTTCAGGCtactttatcactcttgctttgtgacatggtgcctCTTGCTGAACAATTCATGGAACATTAGCAAATTGCTCATGGATCGTTGGAAGTCGTCATTCTTGCAGGCAGTTTTGATACCATcctttattcatggcagtgtttttgggcagaattatgagaacACTCTCCCTTGGTTAAAAAGTAACCCCACATATGGATTGTCTCTGGATGCTTCACTATTGGCACAACACAGGACTTCTCAGAACAGTtaattttccagatgtcccaaaccGTCATAAGGgagcttaagaaaataaatttgcaCCAGTCTTCTACGGTCCAATCTTTGcacttcctgcagaatttcagtgtctttttttttttttttttttcctcttgagagaagtggcttctaagcagcccttcttgacaccaggccattgtTCAAATGTCTTGGCCTCATTGTGTGTGCAGATGCACACACCCACCTGCCGTCATTCCTGAGCAACTACACTAGAGGTGACCTAATTCCATAGCCGACTGCTAACGAGGAGATGGCTCTGGTGCTTGTTGATctggtaaatggttctttcaggtgcaatattctttttagcaatttccttgcatgtTAGGCCATTTTGAAGCAAAGCAATGATGGCTGCACTagtttctttggaggtaaccattTCCAACAAGAACACCGTAATTGGGAGCGCTTCTTCCCTCCTTTTTATAGCATTACGTTTGCTCTTATGATCTAATTAATATGATAGTTATTTTACTTGACTAGTTCTCATTCACACATATGCTGCTGATATTAGTCAATTAATGTgagctggtcattttgtgtcaggataaaaaaaaaaattggaaatttTGTTTGTGAAGTTTTTGCAGTAGTTTAATGCATCGGATCACTCTACACAATCTAGAAATGCGGTGgatgaacaccacaacagcttaagcaaCAAACTTTGCAAAAGTtatcactgccaaaacttttggccatgagtATATGTGACCACTACTCAATGTTGAATTCTTTCCAAAGATTGGGAGCCTCTAAACTACTGGAGTTGTTCTGGACGTCTGGGTGGAGCTGATCCTATTCAACTGTTGTAATTCTTAATCTAAATAAAACCTTCTAAATGTGGACACTGTTCATTATTACCTATACTAAATattgagttaagtgttaatgtctGCATACACAAAATTGGGAGTTGATGCATTCTAACTTGTGTAAACAAATGAGCACAACTGATGCTTCTCTCACAGTTGTGATGAACAAAAGCACAGGTAGTTTGATTCAGCATGTGGCTTTGTTCTTCCACCCATGGAATGATAGTAAAGACCATTTTAAAACCACTTTATATAATTTTACTAAACCCAGCCATCAACTGGTGAATTATTTCTGTGATACCTGCTGTCCTGTGCTTATTCGATGCCAAGTTGATAGAAATTGCCATGTTACTCCTACAACTGCAGGTAAATTATTCAGATAAACGCCATTTGTTATAGTAAAATTTAGTCATCAAACAAACCATTTTACCACCATCGACAATTTGCTAGCATTCCAATTTGAAGTTACGGCATGATTAGCCTGAAACATGTTTTTCCAACTTAATGTGTACATCTCTGATGTTAATTGAATCTTTTAatactaatttagtttttgtaGGTGACCGCTTTCATAGTATATTTGAGAACCGCATAAATACAAGTGAGTTACCATCATGCTGTACGCTCATTTTgaggtttattttaaattaagacTATTTTTGAGGCCAGTGTGAATCACTTGGTGAATGTAAAATCCTCTTAAAGGTCAGTGCGGAGTTTATCACGCCAACTTTAATATCCGGTAAGTCCTGTCCAGCCCACATTGAAAGACCAGATGATCTctgcaacattcacacattatcTTGCTTTAAAAGGCCTTACTCAACATGGGGGTCTGGATGGGTCTAGGCCACCTTGGAAACTATGCTCCCACCCACCCCCCAACTTCACCGCCCCGCCCTGAGGGTCCCTTTGCACACACTGGAGGTGGGACTGGTAGTGAAAAATAGTTTGGAGTGCTAAATGTGGTTCTGTTTATACACAGTTTACCTATGAGAGATTAAGGTCATGAACATTAAAGTCAAAATAGATTTTTGAGAACAAGTTCTGTATGAAACTGGTTCACAACTAGTTATCAGTAAGAAATAAGTAGGCCTACATGCTAAGAATTTTTTTTGTCAACCTTATGGCTACTGTATGTAATTAAAAATGGCAGGAAGTAGCAATAATGTacagatttttttctgaattgtttgactaaaaaatagataaaagcaGAGTGAGGTAATAAAACCCTgagtgcattagtaatatttataatatttgtcaCTATGGTTAtgtgcattaatattaattagaaaaaaaggaTTAACTTTGATTACAAACAATATTTAAACAACCATATGTTTCCTATATAttccttttattaatttttttggaagATGAAGCCACaggaaaatgtttttcaaagatccAGTGAAACTTTTGGAACATATTGCACAGGTCATTTACGGcttatcaaatacattttatttgtcaaaaacacaataaaattaacTAAAGCATCGAAAATGAACTCAAAACTGATGACACAGGTCAGAATCTCAGGATGATATGAACAAGAGCACAGCTGATTGTGTTTTGGAAAATTAATCTTGGTAGTGGGAGGCAAAACAATTTGGaggggaaaaataaaaacaaaggggATGGGGTCAAATTTCATTTGTTCCTTATGAAATACAAAGCACTTTAGTTTGGGTTGTTCTGCATTGACTGTTGTTCTGTATTGACTGACCATGAGGGAAGTTGTCCTACAGGCTCATCAAAAAGGTTTCAATACTTACACAAGACACATACAATATAATAACATAGTAGCAGTACTTCAGGTGAAAGAACTTTCATTATcatatgtacagtaaatactgtaGCACTTGTTATACAGTACACTCTCAAactcatttatttgtatagccaAGTCCTTTCATGTACTATTTTTGCAGAACTGAGAGTAGACTGTCTAGGTAAGGCATAGACATTTTTTGTCAGAAGATTAAGAAACTGCTATAACAAATACTGATCCTACCAATACTGTAATGCAATTTGGCAGAGGATACTGAATCAAtggatgaattaattaatttatttaaaatatctaactGTATATTCCAATGTGTGTTCACTGTATATTCTGGTTTGGTTTTTAAACTTTTCTCCTCTAATGCATTTTATCTACTGTaagatatttacagtatattgaagtgaacatttcttacagattaatgtttaattttactgTATCGGCATCCCTCTATTTATGCCATATACTGTAAACGACATTGACTAGCAAAACGATTCCTAGTTCCTATTTCAGTTTGTATTTAAAGTTGTGAGAAAATGGTAAAAATGTTCATGGATTGTGTggtagcaattgagaaaaactgtaatatagtcAGTTATTAAATCATATGGAAATAGCAATTTGTCATGTGACTGTTTTACGTTTAATCTGTTCTAGACACCCCGTGCAGGGTCATTCATCTCTGTGTCAGGCGTGAGTTCAGTACATGAACAAGGTTTCAGTAAGTGATGTAATACTGACATTGTTAATTATATCTCTCAGATATCATTATTTGAGTTCATGAAGTACTGATAATGTAAGTTAGACACTCTACTGTTTAAACTTATTGTATGCTTATGTTCTCTTTTAATCTTAAAGGGACACCCAGCTCAGTTTACACTCCCACAAGGTAACGTTTTATGCATTTACCAAGACTACAAATATTTAACGCCCTAAATTGAAAGTTCTCACACT is part of the Carassius auratus strain Wakin chromosome 27, ASM336829v1, whole genome shotgun sequence genome and encodes:
- the LOC113044977 gene encoding zona pellucida sperm-binding protein 3 — translated: MLQRVVRMPSFLFLVISTLAVFSVTQAGVTVDCGKNSVSVRWVDVNSQVDPSLLRLGDCPPTQVSVNSQGSEAVFYAEFLTCNIRRLVTTNEIRFETEITSPTLSKATPFSYPVACAYEREDDWVPPLYGPLLFHTHGQGDLAFGMALMKDDFSGVATTTTFSLGSMIPIAASVAQQNHQPLILLLDECLASTTSELAPDSHVYPLITNKGCLVDSKNANSTFLPRNQWSEIRLSLQAFKFATGEDVYLHCRLVAWDPRDLDGGNKACQYDRTSSRWVLVDDPSQSSLCSCCDTNCQGRKKRGINADSTAVNAVIGPLVII
- the LOC113044976 gene encoding zona pellucida sperm-binding protein 3; protein product: MNYLWLGCLVFAVATPFAMPEDSQNDVQITCGESSVHVQWKVDKSMTGNPARLFLGNCFASYFSNLSNEGGVADFYYGLNDCDFRRMATLKYLVYENKLNYRPLPKPNPPSFTYPVRCVYDRPKGWTPAFHSPSAGFIQGHGELAFHMAILNYNLSGPAESNVFPLGSFVPIWASVDQQAHQPLLLLLEECVASTTFEIYPDTLTYPLITNKGCLVDGKKSFSKFLPRQHSSSIILNLQAFSFALGEEVYIHCKLMAWDPDNVNVAKKACNYNQATGEWELLDDPLRSSVCQCCDRTCQGRGKRDTESAPQGLVLKSVLGPLTFTEVSP